The following nucleotide sequence is from Phormidium ambiguum IAM M-71.
AGCGGAAACAGCAATATATTCCGGTTCTAAATCTTGAGCCAGTGTAGCATTCGGGCCAAATTGACGCACAAAACCAGTTACCGGAACCCCATTGAATCCAGCAGTTTTTACACTAAAATCAAACAGATCGATAATGCTTACTGAACCTTCAGGATCGACGGTATAATCTGCATTTGGTTCGCCTTCATTAGCCACTAATACCTTTTTCCCATCGGGTGTAAAGGTGAGCATATCGGGCATTGCCCCAACTGTAACTGAGTTTAAAAAATCACCATTAGCATTGAAGAAAACTACGTTTCCTGGGTCTTGCGCGATCGCACTTTCCACCGCTACAGCAAACATATTATTGCTATAAGCAACACTATTTACCCCACCACCATAAGGGTTAAGGTTGATATTAAATAACAACGAAGGATTTGTCGGATCGCTAATACTTAAAACATCTATTGTGTTTGCATTAGCATTAGTAACAAATAATCTCTGAGTTATTGGATCGTAGGCAGAAATTTCTGATGCACCTTCATCAAAAATCCCACTATTATAAGTACCTATCGGTTTGAGATTTAAAGCATTTGCTGGGGCATTTATTAAACCTAGTAATAATGTAGATTGAATTGTTGCACTGATGAATTTTTGCATTCTTCCGAAAACGTTTGCCACGACAAGACCTCTGAATAATTATTGATTGCAGGTAGAGATAATTACTGACTTATTCCTTGCCATTTTTTCGTTTAATTGAGGAATAAGCGTAAATCTGCTGTACTTGCTGTGGCTGAGAATATCAACGTTAGTTTAAGAGAAGTTAAGCTTTTAGTATTTTCCGGTAAAATTTACTAAATCTTTAAAATTTATACTGAAAATTTTCGGAAAAACTTTAGTATTAATGCAAGTGCCGCTATATTTAGAATTTTCTAGGTAATACCAATTTTCTATGAAGATGCGCTCAATGAACCCCACCCCAAACCCCTCCCCGTAAACGGGGAGGGGCTATGATTAAGCGCAATTTTACAGAGAATTGGTATAAGTTGTTGCGCTTTAATGCCAAAGAAAGGCGCTAAAGCACAACAACTTACTTTTTCAATAATCTTCAGAATTTAAGCTTTAATTTTGAGTACTTTTTTCACTAATTCAGGAATTTGGGAGGGCCGATCGGCAATGGGAATCTTTGCTTGTCTCAAAGTAGCAATAATACTCTCTGTACTATCAGAATCAGTACCTAAAATTGGCAAGGAAACTATTAAATCGCTGGCGTGAAGTTGGCGTTTGCGTGGCGGGCCTAAGCGTCCAGCAACGTATGCAACTACAGGTTTTTGAATTTTTTCCGTAATATATTGAGCGGCTGTTTCTTCAATGCCATCATTTATTTGACTGACTAAAACGATCGCCTTTGTATTTTTATCTTCATTCAGGATTTTTAGCCATTCCAATAAGGAAGAACCGATAATACTATCACTACCAATACTGACGCAAATTGATTGACCTAATTCGGCTTTTGTTAATTCTAATGCCACTTCGGAAGTTAAAGTTCCACTGCGGCTAATCATCCCCACTGAACCATGAGAATAAAATGTTACTGGGTAAGTTCCCAATAAGATTTTTTCTGGTACTATGATACCGAGAGAATTCGGCCCCACAACTAAAGTATTTGTCGCTTCTGCTTTTCGCAGCAGACAAACCATATCTAAGGGGGGAACTCCCTGCGTCACAATAATAATTTGATGAATATTCGCTGCGATCGCTTCGAGTGCAGCATCTAACGCTAAATAAGGCGGAACAAAAATAATTGTAGTGTCGATCGCGCCAACTTCTGACACCGCTTGTTCTACCAAATCAAAAATCGGAATCCCATCCAATGCTTGTCCACCCTCGCCAGGGCTAACTCCAGCCACTACATTGGTACCATAAGCTTTCATCCGCACAGCATGAATAGCAGCAAGTGGTTCGTTAATACCTTGAATTAAAACTTTATCTTCTGGGCTGAGCTTCATAAATTTAGGTGTTTAGCACCTTAAAAGTGCTGAATTATCAATCTGAACGATTTTAACTCTTACAGTTTAACAGTTGGTTATTAATGAATTGTTAGGTCTTTTGAGCAATAATATAAACATGATTTTCAGGAAGTTGGTCATATTCCAGATGACGGCAAGTACACTGATGTTCAGAAAGAATCCGCAAAAAAGCATCCACCCCCAAAGTGCTGTATTCAAAGTCCTGACCTTGAAATGAACCTGCAATTTCACCACTTTTATGTCCGCCACCGCAAGTAAACACTAATACTCCTTCAGGTTCAAGGGCATGACATAGTTTTTTCAATACAGGTTCTTGCAGATTTAAGGGTAAATGAAAAGTGCTATCCCAAGCCGAAATCAAGCTATAAAGTTTCCCTGGAATCCAAGAACAAATATCTTCCTGATAAAATGTAACGTTTGGATGCAATTGTTTGGCTAACTCGATCATTTCTCCAGAAATATCAAGTCCCTCAGCCAGAAATCCATGATTGGATAATATTTTAATAAAACGCCCGCTACTTCCACACCCGATGTCAATAGCTGTTTGTCTTTTGGAAGTAAATGCGATCGCTCTTTCTAGTTGTGCAATTCCATATTGTGAATTTTGATGCTTAACTTGCCACCATTGGGCAATTTGATTATAAGCAGCAGCAGTATTCTTTGGCTCCATATAGTTAACTAACGCCCCAATAAATTGGGAATATCTTCACACCCGCCAGGAATCGTAGCTCTAGTTTTTTCTCCACCCCAAGCACAACAATAGTAACGCTGTTCTTCTGATAATCTCTGCACATTAGTAAAGTCAGCATTTTCTATTACTGCTCCCGTATACGCACCTGTTTGAAAATCAGGAATTAATGTCCGACTGCGCGGAGAAGCTGTTTCTAATTTACCGTAAAAAAACTTGACTCCTTTCACATCTGCACCGGAAAGATTGGCTTCAAATAAAATACTTCGGGAAAAATTGGCATGAACTAAATCGCAACGACTCAGATTAGCTTTAACTAAGTTAGCATCACTTAAATCTGTCCAACGTAGGTCTGTGGCATAAAGGTCTGCTCCTGCTAACATCACGCCTAAATCTATTACCCGCAGTCCATAAGCGCGGTCTTCTTCATAACCACCCATCCCATCTAACATCGGACGACCTAGATGTTGATCTCGGCGCAGTGGAGTCAGTAATCTCGATCGAGATAAAAACCGCAAAACTTTAGCTTTACCTGTACCATCTATACTGCTAAGTAGTGCCGCCGTGCGACCTTCTGCAAAGATTCTTTCTTGAGGCCAATCTTCTAATAAGCCTTCTTCTCCTAATGCTAAATCAGAAACTCCTTGAAAGTAAGCGTCAATTGTTTGTTGTTGAGTAATTAAGTTTTGTTGGTTGGTAAGGCGGTTTTGTTCGATCGTTAAGTCACGGGAAATGACATATTGTTGCCAAGCAACATAAACAGCGAGAACGGCGATCGAAATTTGTCCCAATGCACCAGACCATTCTGCTAATGCACCCGAAGCTTCCCAATCAACTGTTCTAAACCAAGCGTCAATAAAGCGATAAACTCCCAGAAAATGTAATAATCCGGCGATCGCTAATATGCCACATCCTCCCAAAAATAATATTGTTCTTTCTTTTATGGGCAGGAATTGATCTAACCAGTTGGTTAAAGGCAACCATAAAAGTCGCATTGACAATAGCAAGGTGACTATGGAACCGGAAATTCCCACCCAAAAATTATTAATAATTAATCCGACGATCATAAGTGCGATCGCCAATCCAATCAACCCTAATATAGAGTTAGGTGGAGGAGTCCAATCTGGTTTTTTTTCGATAACAGGTTCAGGATATATGTAAGGTTTGTACAATAACGAATCTGCTGCACTACTCGTCCGATAAACTTGAGTAACTTGACTGTTACTACCATTAGGACTTTCCATTTGTTCATTAGAAATTGGTTGGTTGGATGAAGAATCAGGCTGTTTAGTCATGCAATTTTAAATTTTCAATTTAGGGTGATTATATTGATAATTAATAGATAATATTTCTATTAATTATCAATATTTTTATCTTTGTTGAGTTCGAGGATCTAAAGCATCTCGCAACCCATCTCCTAACAAGTTAAAAGCCAGAACTGTTAACACAATTAGCAAAGCTGGAGGCCAAATTAACCAAGGTTGCAACACCAGAATCGAAGCATTTGTTGCCAAAGTCAACATATTTCCCCAAGAAGGATCGGGTTGTTGAATTCCTAACCCGATTAAACTCAAAATAGATTCAGCAACAATAAAACCTGGAACAGCTAATGTGGCAGAAATTATTATGTAAGTTGCAGTTTGGGGCAAAACATGACGAACGATAATATAAAAAGGATTACCACCCATTGTCTTAGCTGCTTGGACAAATTCCCGTTCTTTAAGTGATAACACTTGTCCCCGAATTACTCTAGCTAAACCAGACCAACTGACAAATGAAGTAATCACAACTATCAGTAAAAATCGTTGCGAACTAGTTAAACCTGGCGGTAATACTGCGGCGAGGGCGACTAGCAAATAAATACTGGGAATAGTCATTAACACTTCGACAACACGCATCAAAATACTATCTACCCAACCGCCAAAGTAACCAGAAATACCCCCAACCAACATTCCTAAAGGAAAGGAAATGGCAATTCCAATTAAGCCAATGCTCAGGCTAATTCTTCCGCCAAAAAGCAAACGACTAAATTGATCGCGTCCTTGTTCATCGGTACCCAAAAGGTTAAAATTGCCTTCTCCGGTTGTCCCAAATAAGCGTAAATTTAATGGGATACCTGGAAAAATGACAACTTCATCTCTTGGTGGTGGTAAAGGTAAAGAGATGCGGAATAAATTATAGGTTGATCCACGTACAAATAGACGTAATGCTGAGGGATTTTCCCAATCTACTATCAGTTTGCGATCGCCTGTTTCCAATTCCACAGGCCCTTGAGTTGTCGGATAAACGTGCGGCCCAATAAACTTACCTTGAGGAGTGCGTAAATGAATTTGTGTCGGTGGTAGTAGCGATCCATTAGGCTGAGAAACATAAGGATCGTAAGGCGCAACAAAATCAGCCGCTATCACTGCCAAATAAAATACTAACAACAACAATGCACCGCATCTGGCCAGAAAGTTACTTTGTAATTTTTGCCACCAATTCATAATTTAATTAAGCTGTTCTAC
It contains:
- a CDS encoding succinate--CoA ligase subunit alpha, giving the protein MKLSPEDKVLIQGINEPLAAIHAVRMKAYGTNVVAGVSPGEGGQALDGIPIFDLVEQAVSEVGAIDTTIIFVPPYLALDAALEAIAANIHQIIIVTQGVPPLDMVCLLRKAEATNTLVVGPNSLGIIVPEKILLGTYPVTFYSHGSVGMISRSGTLTSEVALELTKAELGQSICVSIGSDSIIGSSLLEWLKILNEDKNTKAIVLVSQINDGIEETAAQYITEKIQKPVVAYVAGRLGPPRKRQLHASDLIVSLPILGTDSDSTESIIATLRQAKIPIADRPSQIPELVKKVLKIKA
- a CDS encoding class I SAM-dependent methyltransferase, which encodes MEPKNTAAAYNQIAQWWQVKHQNSQYGIAQLERAIAFTSKRQTAIDIGCGSSGRFIKILSNHGFLAEGLDISGEMIELAKQLHPNVTFYQEDICSWIPGKLYSLISAWDSTFHLPLNLQEPVLKKLCHALEPEGVLVFTCGGGHKSGEIAGSFQGQDFEYSTLGVDAFLRILSEHQCTCRHLEYDQLPENHVYIIAQKT
- a CDS encoding pentapeptide repeat-containing protein, which gives rise to MTKQPDSSSNQPISNEQMESPNGSNSQVTQVYRTSSAADSLLYKPYIYPEPVIEKKPDWTPPPNSILGLIGLAIALMIVGLIINNFWVGISGSIVTLLLSMRLLWLPLTNWLDQFLPIKERTILFLGGCGILAIAGLLHFLGVYRFIDAWFRTVDWEASGALAEWSGALGQISIAVLAVYVAWQQYVISRDLTIEQNRLTNQQNLITQQQTIDAYFQGVSDLALGEEGLLEDWPQERIFAEGRTAALLSSIDGTGKAKVLRFLSRSRLLTPLRRDQHLGRPMLDGMGGYEEDRAYGLRVIDLGVMLAGADLYATDLRWTDLSDANLVKANLSRCDLVHANFSRSILFEANLSGADVKGVKFFYGKLETASPRSRTLIPDFQTGAYTGAVIENADFTNVQRLSEEQRYYCCAWGGEKTRATIPGGCEDIPNLLGR
- a CDS encoding ABC transporter permease, with amino-acid sequence MNWWQKLQSNFLARCGALLLLVFYLAVIAADFVAPYDPYVSQPNGSLLPPTQIHLRTPQGKFIGPHVYPTTQGPVELETGDRKLIVDWENPSALRLFVRGSTYNLFRISLPLPPPRDEVVIFPGIPLNLRLFGTTGEGNFNLLGTDEQGRDQFSRLLFGGRISLSIGLIGIAISFPLGMLVGGISGYFGGWVDSILMRVVEVLMTIPSIYLLVALAAVLPPGLTSSQRFLLIVVITSFVSWSGLARVIRGQVLSLKEREFVQAAKTMGGNPFYIIVRHVLPQTATYIIISATLAVPGFIVAESILSLIGLGIQQPDPSWGNMLTLATNASILVLQPWLIWPPALLIVLTVLAFNLLGDGLRDALDPRTQQR